The Fluviispira sanaruensis sequence ATGGATTGATAAAAAATTGCATCGCACAATTGTCAACCAACATATGTTCTAAAGTAACAGTTGGATATTGTTTACCGACTTCAGCTACGACCTCTCGCCACAATTTTGAAGTATCCAAAACATTTGCCTTATCAACCGATGTCACTTTACGGTTGCGCCCAAGCGCAATTTTAAAACTCTGATGAGCAACCGTTTCTATTTGCTTTTCATTGTATTCGCAGAGGTCCGACGCTTTTCTCAATTGATTTTCAATAAAAGTTCTATGCTCACCAAAATAAACATCTCCTAAAAGCTCTCGTACAATAACGATATCAATTCCATTTTTTATAATACTATCTTTCAATGGGCAGATATCTTTTAATTCAGGGTAAACTTTTGCTGGGCGAATGTTAGAACTAAACTGAAATTCCTTTCGTAAAGAAAGAATAGAATTTTTTTCACAATCTTTCCATTTAGCAAGATGAGATTCACTAATAGGACCACCGACTGATCCAAACAAAATTGCATCTGCCTTTTGGCAGACGAACTTTGTTGACTCAGGGAAATGACTGCCAAATTTTTCATAAGCAGCACCCCCAACGTGAGCAAAATTAATTTCAAACTGGTGGTTAAATTTTTTTTCAATACAACGCAACACTTGAATTGCTTGTTCCATTACTTCTGGTCCAATCCCGTCACCGGGTAATACTGCGATTTTTTTATTCATCATATTGTCCTGTTTAATTTTGGAATAATATTATTTTGCATTTGTTCATGCTTAAATTTTATAATTTTTTCTTTAAAAGAAAGAAGATAATCAATTTCATCAAATCCATTAATGAAACAAGATTTTTGGAAATCATCCATTTTAAAATTATAAATATCACCGCACTTCGATTCAATTTTTGTGCTATGTAAATCAATTTTTAATATATATTCACTTTGCTTCGATTTTTCTATAATTTTATATATTTCACTTTCCGGAAGCTGGATAAGAATAAGACGGTTTTTTA is a genomic window containing:
- the leuB gene encoding 3-isopropylmalate dehydrogenase, with amino-acid sequence MNKKIAVLPGDGIGPEVMEQAIQVLRCIEKKFNHQFEINFAHVGGAAYEKFGSHFPESTKFVCQKADAILFGSVGGPISESHLAKWKDCEKNSILSLRKEFQFSSNIRPAKVYPELKDICPLKDSIIKNGIDIVIVRELLGDVYFGEHRTFIENQLRKASDLCEYNEKQIETVAHQSFKIALGRNRKVTSVDKANVLDTSKLWREVVAEVGKQYPTVTLEHMLVDNCAMQFFINPSQFDVIVTTNLFGDILSDAAAAFPGSLGLMPSASFNENGFALYEPSGGSAPDIASKNIANPIAQIMSLAMLLRHSFELVEEAQCIENAIQKTLQAGYRTSDICIDKEKAVTTEQMTQQILYFM